A region of Pseudarthrobacter sp. NIBRBAC000502770 DNA encodes the following proteins:
- the orn gene encoding oligoribonuclease, with protein MPISNERIVWIDCEMTGLDIKNDALIEVAALVTDSELNILGDGVDVVIKPDDAAVAQMSDFVRDMHTRSGLLAELPHGKTMAEAEAAVMEYISAWVPDPRKAPLGGNSVGTDRVFLSRDMPAVVEHLHYRVIDVSTIKELSRRWYARAYFQSPAKKGGHRALGDIKDSIDELRYYREAVFVPAPGPDSATAQKIARGIANAAAESSSGE; from the coding sequence GTGCCTATATCTAACGAACGAATCGTCTGGATCGACTGCGAAATGACCGGCCTGGACATCAAGAACGACGCCCTGATCGAGGTGGCAGCACTGGTCACGGACTCGGAGCTCAACATCCTTGGCGACGGCGTCGACGTCGTCATCAAACCCGACGATGCTGCCGTGGCCCAGATGTCCGACTTCGTCCGGGACATGCACACCAGGTCCGGGCTGCTGGCGGAACTGCCGCACGGCAAGACGATGGCAGAGGCAGAGGCAGCGGTCATGGAGTACATCTCCGCCTGGGTCCCGGACCCGCGCAAAGCACCCTTGGGCGGGAACTCGGTGGGAACCGACCGCGTGTTCCTGTCCCGCGACATGCCCGCGGTAGTGGAGCACCTCCACTACCGGGTCATCGACGTCAGCACTATCAAGGAGCTTTCGCGCCGCTGGTACGCCCGGGCCTACTTCCAGTCGCCGGCGAAGAAGGGCGGCCACCGCGCTTTGGGAGACATCAAAGATTCCATCGATGAGCTCAGGTACTACCGCGAAGCCGTATTCGTCCCCGCCCCGGGACCTGACAGCGCCACCGCCCAGAAGATTGCCAGGGGAATCGCCAATGCCGCTGCCGAAAGCAGCTCCGGAGAGTAA
- the def gene encoding peptide deformylase, with translation MTVLPITIWGEPVLHRRAAEVEVFDDELRTLIADMFETNDAANGVGLAAPQIGVGKRIFVYKYANDDGAPPSGVLVNPVLTLSKVSGAAPDPDEEEEGCLSFPGEQYPLKRAEWARVEGFDGFGEPVRFEATGWFARVIQHEYDHLDGKLYVNRLMDRYSRKAMKQAKKNGWGVPGLTWMPGVDPDPFGH, from the coding sequence ATGACTGTTCTGCCTATCACCATCTGGGGCGAGCCTGTGCTGCACCGCCGCGCCGCCGAGGTGGAGGTTTTCGACGACGAACTGCGCACCCTGATTGCCGACATGTTTGAAACCAACGACGCAGCCAACGGAGTGGGCCTCGCCGCCCCGCAGATCGGTGTCGGCAAGCGGATCTTCGTCTACAAGTACGCAAACGACGACGGCGCTCCCCCAAGCGGCGTCCTGGTGAATCCCGTCCTGACCCTGTCCAAGGTCTCCGGCGCTGCTCCCGACCCCGACGAGGAGGAAGAGGGCTGCCTTTCCTTCCCGGGCGAACAGTACCCGCTCAAACGGGCGGAATGGGCCCGCGTGGAAGGCTTCGACGGATTCGGGGAACCCGTCCGGTTCGAGGCCACGGGCTGGTTTGCCAGGGTCATCCAGCATGAATACGACCACCTCGACGGCAAGCTGTATGTCAACCGGCTGATGGACCGGTATTCGCGCAAAGCCATGAAGCAGGCCAAGAAGAACGGCTGGGGCGTGCCGGGGCTCACCTGGATGCCCGGGGTGGACCCTGACCCCTTTGGCCACTGA
- a CDS encoding HNH endonuclease family protein: MTISWSAYRRARRRSRQAWVLLAAAAAAIFVALVWFFTTGQFAAAGPAADGPTEAPVFDAAWMKPVQEPNPVPSGSALAALDGLAVKGRAPNTGYSREAFGQAWLDVDRNGCDTRNDILRRDLAGVVFSEGSSCKVTAGHFREPYTGQDVDFRRGSESSRAVQIDHVVALGDAWQKGAQRLTAKERQSLANDPLNLVAADGAANQQKSAGDAATWLPKNTAIRCHYVARQISVKAAYGLWVTAAEKDAMRRVLSSCPQQPTITAG; encoded by the coding sequence GTGACCATCAGCTGGTCTGCGTACCGCCGCGCGCGGCGCCGTTCGCGGCAGGCCTGGGTGCTCCTCGCCGCCGCCGCCGCAGCCATATTCGTGGCCCTGGTCTGGTTCTTCACCACCGGCCAGTTCGCGGCAGCCGGACCGGCGGCAGATGGCCCCACTGAGGCGCCGGTCTTCGACGCCGCCTGGATGAAACCGGTCCAGGAGCCCAACCCGGTGCCCTCCGGCAGCGCCCTCGCAGCCCTCGACGGCCTGGCCGTGAAAGGCAGGGCGCCCAACACCGGCTACAGCCGTGAGGCCTTCGGACAGGCTTGGCTTGATGTCGATCGGAACGGCTGCGACACGCGGAACGACATCCTTCGCAGGGACCTTGCCGGCGTTGTGTTCTCCGAGGGGTCCTCCTGCAAAGTGACGGCCGGGCACTTCCGGGAACCCTACACGGGCCAGGACGTGGACTTCCGGCGCGGATCCGAGAGCAGCCGCGCCGTCCAGATCGACCATGTGGTGGCCCTGGGTGACGCCTGGCAAAAGGGAGCCCAGCGGCTCACGGCCAAGGAACGCCAGAGCCTGGCCAATGATCCGCTGAACCTCGTCGCAGCGGACGGCGCCGCCAACCAGCAAAAGAGTGCGGGTGACGCCGCTACCTGGCTTCCAAAGAACACGGCAATCCGCTGCCATTACGTGGCCCGGCAGATCTCCGTGAAAGCCGCCTACGGCTTGTGGGTGACGGCGGCAGAGAAAGACGCCATGCGGCGGGTCCTATCCTCCTGCCCCCAGCAGCCCACCATCACCGCAGGCTGA
- a CDS encoding glyceraldehyde-3-phosphate dehydrogenase: MSQTSDSCLDTWMGREALAEAMIPVIGRLYRENNVVTSIHGRSLINKSTMNILKAHRFARRMSKDELLLEDTAPLLNTLAGLELGAAAIDIARLNQKFKEEGNGATLEEFLRAELAEIVGKRGGDDRTSTDVVLYGFGRIGRLLARLLIEKAGGGHGLRLRAIVVRRGSDNDLSKRASLLRRDSVHGSFEGTIRVDEAANTITANGVQIQVIYSNDPATIDYTAYGISNALVVDNTGRWRDAEGLSQHLQSKGVARVLLTAPGKGELKNIVHGINHSDITDSDKIVSAASCTTNAITPVLKAINDKFGVVHGHVETVHSFTNDQNLIDNFHKGDRRGRSAALNMVITETGAAKAVAKALPELLGKLTGSSIRVPTPDVSLAILNLTLENGTTKDEVNNYLREMSLHSDLRKQIDYIDSPEVVSTDFVGSRRAGIVDGLATVSTDKNLVLYVWYDNEFGYSCQVVRVMEEMAGVNPPSFPAKESAAALAAIAV; encoded by the coding sequence GTGAGCCAGACGTCTGATTCTTGTCTTGATACGTGGATGGGCCGGGAGGCCCTCGCCGAGGCCATGATCCCCGTGATCGGCAGGCTGTACCGCGAAAACAACGTGGTGACCAGCATCCACGGCCGGAGCCTGATCAACAAGTCCACCATGAACATCCTCAAGGCGCACCGCTTTGCGCGCCGGATGAGCAAGGACGAACTGCTCCTGGAGGACACGGCGCCCCTGCTGAACACGCTGGCCGGACTCGAGCTCGGTGCCGCCGCGATCGACATCGCCCGGCTGAACCAAAAATTCAAGGAAGAGGGCAACGGCGCCACCCTTGAGGAATTCCTCCGCGCAGAACTCGCCGAGATCGTGGGCAAGCGGGGCGGCGATGACCGCACCAGCACCGACGTCGTCCTCTACGGCTTTGGCCGGATCGGCCGTCTCCTTGCACGCCTCCTCATCGAAAAGGCAGGCGGTGGCCACGGCCTGCGCCTGCGCGCCATCGTGGTGCGGCGCGGCTCCGACAACGACCTCTCCAAGCGCGCCAGCCTGCTGCGCCGCGACTCCGTCCACGGCTCCTTCGAAGGCACCATCCGCGTGGACGAAGCCGCCAACACCATCACGGCCAACGGCGTCCAGATCCAGGTCATCTACTCGAACGACCCCGCCACGATCGACTACACCGCCTACGGGATCAGCAACGCCCTGGTAGTCGACAACACCGGCCGCTGGCGCGACGCCGAGGGCCTGTCCCAGCACCTGCAAAGCAAGGGCGTGGCCCGCGTCCTGCTGACCGCACCGGGCAAGGGTGAACTGAAGAACATCGTCCACGGCATCAACCACAGCGACATCACGGACTCGGACAAGATCGTATCCGCGGCATCCTGCACCACCAATGCCATCACCCCGGTCCTGAAGGCCATCAACGACAAGTTCGGCGTGGTGCACGGCCACGTCGAAACCGTCCACTCCTTCACCAACGACCAGAACCTGATCGACAACTTCCACAAGGGCGACCGCCGCGGCCGTTCGGCAGCGCTGAACATGGTGATCACCGAAACCGGTGCCGCCAAGGCCGTGGCCAAGGCCCTGCCCGAACTCCTGGGCAAGCTCACCGGCAGCTCCATCCGCGTCCCCACCCCGGACGTTTCGCTGGCCATCCTGAACCTCACCCTTGAGAACGGCACCACCAAGGACGAGGTCAACAACTACCTCCGCGAAATGTCGCTGCACTCGGACCTGCGCAAGCAGATCGACTACATCGATTCACCCGAGGTCGTCTCCACCGACTTCGTGGGCTCCCGCCGTGCCGGCATCGTGGACGGCCTGGCCACGGTGTCCACGGACAAGAACCTGGTCCTCTATGTCTGGTACGACAACGAGTTCGGCTACAGCTGCCAGGTGGTCCGCGTCATGGAAGAGATGGCAGGCGTGAACCCGCCGTCCTTCCCCGCCAAGGAAAGCGCTGCCGCCCTGGCAGCCATCGCAGTCTAG
- a CDS encoding TspO/MBR family protein → MPAIPETRPAPAAGVPGIRSQGLALAGFLALSALAWLLSSVPIILNSGGWYAGSVKAPWMPPSWMFRGTWMLLYAGVATAAWLVWRKGRLAGGTRSWYVAQLLLNAAWPVTFFALYPALGAVALWAAFAVICALAATLAFLILRFGPVDATAGCLVLPYFSWLVYCASLNLYSAIHN, encoded by the coding sequence GTGCCCGCAATTCCTGAAACCCGTCCCGCACCCGCAGCGGGCGTTCCCGGCATCCGTTCACAAGGCCTGGCGCTCGCCGGATTCCTGGCCCTTTCGGCGCTGGCCTGGCTGCTCTCCTCGGTCCCGATCATCCTCAACTCCGGCGGCTGGTACGCAGGCTCCGTGAAAGCGCCGTGGATGCCGCCGTCGTGGATGTTCCGAGGCACGTGGATGCTGCTGTATGCGGGCGTGGCCACCGCGGCGTGGCTGGTCTGGCGCAAAGGCCGCCTTGCCGGCGGCACCCGCTCCTGGTACGTAGCCCAGTTGCTTCTCAACGCCGCCTGGCCCGTGACCTTCTTCGCCCTGTACCCAGCGCTAGGAGCCGTGGCCCTGTGGGCGGCCTTTGCAGTCATCTGTGCCCTGGCCGCAACCCTCGCGTTCCTGATCCTGAGGTTCGGCCCGGTGGACGCCACCGCCGGCTGCCTGGTGCTGCCGTACTTCTCGTGGCTGGTTTACTGCGCCAGCCTGAACCTGTACTCAGCCATCCACAACTGA
- a CDS encoding YaaA family protein, whose amino-acid sequence MLILLPPSEGKTPALRGPAVDWTALGFPELNPYRAKVLEALGTVSAHQDALALLGVGASLRDDVERNTRLHAEPAAPAHSIYSGVLYDALGYRSLTPVQRRKADESVLVISALWGALRFGDSVPAYRLSMGTSLPDVGRLAPFWKEQLGDTLSAAAQGHLLVDCRSSTYAAAWAPPAQQTVTVNVFTESGGVRKVVSHFAKHTRGELARHLLVRRGKAPGAPSDLLKAAREKWEAELVPGTARKPYALNIILPG is encoded by the coding sequence GTGCTGATTCTGCTTCCCCCTTCCGAAGGCAAGACGCCGGCGCTCCGCGGTCCCGCCGTCGACTGGACCGCCCTGGGCTTCCCGGAGCTCAACCCGTACCGCGCGAAGGTCCTCGAGGCGCTTGGCACGGTCAGCGCCCACCAGGACGCCCTCGCCCTGCTGGGCGTAGGGGCATCGCTGCGGGACGACGTCGAGCGCAATACCCGCCTGCACGCCGAGCCGGCGGCCCCTGCCCACAGCATCTACTCGGGTGTCCTGTACGACGCCCTGGGGTACCGGAGCCTGACGCCGGTGCAGCGCCGCAAGGCCGATGAGTCCGTCCTGGTGATCTCGGCGTTGTGGGGAGCCCTCCGCTTTGGCGACAGCGTTCCCGCCTACCGGTTGTCAATGGGCACGTCCCTGCCCGACGTCGGGCGCTTGGCTCCGTTTTGGAAGGAACAGCTTGGGGATACCCTCAGCGCCGCAGCGCAGGGGCACTTGCTGGTGGACTGCCGGTCCAGCACCTATGCCGCAGCGTGGGCTCCGCCGGCGCAGCAGACCGTCACGGTCAACGTCTTCACCGAAAGTGGAGGAGTCCGGAAGGTGGTGAGCCACTTCGCCAAGCACACCCGCGGCGAACTGGCGCGGCACCTGCTGGTGCGCCGTGGAAAGGCCCCCGGGGCGCCGTCGGACCTTCTGAAGGCTGCCCGCGAAAAGTGGGAGGCGGAGCTGGTGCCCGGCACCGCACGCAAACCGTACGCCTTGAACATCATCCTGCCGGGCTAA
- a CDS encoding zinc ribbon domain-containing protein — MAKAAPAEQLKLLELQGLDARLKGLTNRRRTLENDPRIKDLEAALSVANGELGAAKVAVHDAEAALKRAEADVEQVASRIQRDEARLNSGTGLSKDLVALQKDIASLNKRRSDLEDVELEVMERLDSLRERQAAQQQIVDDIQGSFGTIRAELDAALADVETEAAGLRTQRGDFAQGLDAGLLAIYEKTLAKRGVGAARLFHGTSEASGMKLSPGDLAEIKAAAADDIVFCPDSGAILVRSDEWS, encoded by the coding sequence GTGGCCAAGGCAGCACCGGCGGAACAGTTGAAGTTGCTCGAACTGCAGGGCCTTGACGCCAGGTTGAAAGGCCTCACCAACCGCCGCCGCACGCTCGAAAACGATCCCCGCATCAAGGACCTCGAGGCCGCCCTGTCCGTCGCCAACGGTGAACTGGGCGCGGCCAAGGTGGCCGTGCACGACGCCGAGGCTGCGCTGAAGCGGGCCGAGGCCGACGTCGAACAGGTTGCCTCCCGGATCCAGCGTGACGAAGCGCGGCTCAACAGCGGCACCGGCCTGTCCAAGGACCTGGTGGCACTGCAAAAGGACATTGCGTCGCTGAACAAGCGGCGCTCCGACCTTGAAGACGTGGAACTGGAAGTCATGGAGCGGCTGGACTCGCTGCGGGAACGGCAGGCGGCCCAGCAGCAGATTGTCGACGACATCCAGGGGTCCTTTGGAACCATCAGGGCCGAGCTCGATGCGGCCCTGGCGGACGTGGAAACGGAAGCGGCAGGGCTTCGTACCCAACGGGGCGACTTTGCCCAAGGCCTGGACGCGGGCCTGCTGGCAATCTACGAAAAAACGCTCGCGAAGCGCGGGGTGGGCGCCGCGCGGCTCTTCCACGGCACCTCGGAAGCCTCGGGCATGAAGCTCAGCCCGGGCGACCTCGCCGAGATCAAGGCAGCCGCTGCCGACGACATCGTGTTCTGCCCGGACTCCGGCGCCATCCTGGTCCGTTCGGACGAGTGGTCCTGA
- a CDS encoding Nif3-like dinuclear metal center hexameric protein: MEPVDTDVSGQEDHDGDASSGTPAAAGSADAPTLAELLLAVEELWPESLAENWDEVGLVAGHPSAPVTKVMFAVDPTLEVIEEAVEWGAELLITHHPLLLKGVTSVAATSAKGRAVHRLIESGTALLTVHTNGDSAVGGVSDVLADALGLQDVAPLTVAANGLPEEGIGRVGDLADAMSLGDFAARVFGILPSVAGGVRVSGDKDGLVRRIAVCGGAGDSLFNEVRASNADVYVTADLRHHPASEAREAAANGRPYLVDVSHFASEWLWLPAAAAALGNVLADQGHDVEILVSTTNSDPWDFILTPG, from the coding sequence ATGGAACCTGTGGACACCGACGTTAGCGGCCAGGAAGATCACGACGGCGACGCCTCTTCCGGCACGCCGGCCGCGGCCGGTTCCGCGGACGCCCCCACATTGGCCGAACTGCTGCTTGCGGTTGAGGAGCTGTGGCCCGAATCCCTGGCGGAGAACTGGGACGAGGTGGGGCTCGTGGCGGGCCATCCCTCGGCACCGGTCACGAAGGTGATGTTCGCGGTCGATCCCACCCTGGAAGTCATTGAGGAAGCGGTTGAGTGGGGAGCGGAGCTGCTCATCACCCACCACCCGCTGCTGCTGAAGGGCGTCACGTCCGTGGCAGCCACGTCGGCAAAGGGCAGGGCGGTCCACCGGCTTATCGAGTCGGGGACGGCACTGCTGACCGTGCACACCAACGGCGACTCCGCCGTAGGAGGTGTCTCCGATGTCCTGGCCGACGCCCTGGGACTCCAGGATGTCGCCCCCCTGACCGTGGCGGCCAACGGGCTGCCGGAGGAGGGCATTGGGCGGGTGGGGGACCTTGCGGATGCCATGAGCCTTGGCGACTTTGCCGCACGGGTGTTCGGGATCCTGCCGTCGGTTGCCGGGGGAGTGCGGGTGTCCGGCGACAAGGACGGGCTGGTGCGGCGCATCGCGGTCTGCGGTGGTGCGGGGGATTCGCTGTTCAACGAGGTGCGTGCCAGCAACGCCGACGTCTACGTCACCGCTGACCTCCGCCACCACCCGGCGTCGGAGGCGCGGGAGGCCGCCGCCAACGGACGGCCGTACCTGGTGGACGTGTCGCACTTTGCGAGCGAATGGCTCTGGCTGCCAGCCGCGGCCGCGGCCCTGGGCAACGTCCTGGCCGACCAGGGCCATGACGTGGAGATCCTGGTCAGCACCACCAACAGCGATCCGTGGGACTTCATCCTCACTCCCGGCTAG
- the msrA gene encoding peptide-methionine (S)-S-oxide reductase MsrA produces MKTFVLGGGCFWCLDAVYQRTKGVTSVVSGYTGGHDPQPDYYSVCSGTTGHAEVVAVTFDEDIIPAEVVLDMFFALHDPTTLNRQGYDVGTQYRSSMFYETTEEKILFEEAIDRNQALWAHPIVTEVSRLPRFHVAEEFHQNYYAKHPEQGYCQVIINPKLAKARKYYSAWLNA; encoded by the coding sequence ATGAAAACTTTTGTTTTGGGCGGAGGGTGCTTCTGGTGCCTGGACGCCGTCTACCAGAGGACCAAGGGCGTCACCTCAGTGGTGTCCGGCTACACCGGCGGACACGATCCGCAGCCGGATTACTACTCGGTCTGCAGTGGAACCACCGGCCACGCCGAAGTTGTGGCCGTGACCTTCGATGAGGACATCATCCCCGCGGAGGTGGTCCTGGACATGTTCTTCGCCCTGCATGATCCCACCACGCTGAACCGCCAGGGATACGACGTCGGCACCCAGTACCGCTCCTCGATGTTCTACGAGACCACAGAGGAGAAGATCCTCTTCGAAGAGGCGATCGACCGCAACCAGGCATTATGGGCGCACCCCATCGTCACCGAGGTCAGCCGGCTCCCGCGGTTCCATGTGGCGGAGGAGTTCCACCAGAATTACTACGCCAAGCACCCGGAGCAGGGGTACTGCCAGGTGATCATCAACCCTAAGCTGGCCAAGGCCCGGAAATATTACTCTGCATGGCTTAACGCTTAG
- the cysK gene encoding cysteine synthase A — translation MARIYDDVTQLVGGTPLVRLNRLSEGLDATVAVKLEFYNPANSVKDRIGVAIIDAAEKSGALKPGGTIVEGTSGNTGIALAMVGAARGYKVILTMPETMSTERRVMLRAFGAEIVLTPGSEGMRGAVEKAQEIVANTENSIWAQQFANEANPEVHRRTTAEEVWADTDGAVDIFVAGIGTGGTITGVGQVLKERKPGVQIVAVEPKDSPILNGGAPGPHKIQGLGANFIPELLDTNIYDEVIDATLEDSVRVARELGIKEGILGGISSGAIVWAALELAKRPENAGKLIVAVVCDFGERYISTVLYDDIRG, via the coding sequence ATGGCACGGATCTATGACGATGTAACGCAGCTGGTCGGCGGGACCCCGCTGGTTCGGTTGAACCGGCTCAGCGAGGGACTGGACGCCACCGTTGCCGTGAAGCTGGAGTTCTACAACCCGGCCAACAGCGTCAAGGACCGCATCGGTGTGGCCATCATCGACGCCGCGGAAAAGTCCGGTGCCCTGAAGCCCGGCGGCACCATCGTCGAAGGCACTTCCGGCAACACGGGCATCGCCCTGGCCATGGTGGGTGCTGCCCGCGGGTACAAGGTCATCCTCACCATGCCGGAGACCATGTCCACGGAGCGCCGGGTCATGCTGCGCGCATTCGGAGCCGAGATTGTACTGACCCCCGGTTCAGAGGGCATGCGCGGCGCCGTGGAAAAGGCCCAGGAAATCGTGGCCAACACCGAGAACTCCATCTGGGCACAGCAGTTCGCCAACGAGGCCAACCCCGAGGTGCACCGCAGGACCACCGCCGAGGAAGTCTGGGCCGACACTGACGGCGCGGTAGACATCTTCGTGGCGGGCATCGGCACCGGTGGAACCATCACCGGCGTCGGACAGGTCCTGAAGGAGCGCAAGCCCGGCGTCCAGATCGTGGCTGTGGAACCCAAGGACTCCCCCATCCTGAACGGCGGCGCTCCCGGCCCGCACAAGATCCAGGGCCTGGGCGCCAACTTCATCCCCGAACTGCTCGACACCAACATCTACGACGAGGTCATCGACGCCACCCTTGAGGATTCGGTCCGGGTAGCCCGCGAATTGGGCATCAAGGAAGGCATCCTCGGCGGCATCTCCTCGGGCGCGATTGTCTGGGCCGCCCTGGAGCTGGCCAAGCGGCCGGAAAACGCAGGCAAGCTGATTGTTGCCGTAGTGTGCGACTTCGGTGAGCGTTACATCTCCACCGTGCTCTATGACGACATCCGCGGCTGA
- the epsC gene encoding serine O-acetyltransferase EpsC produces the protein MGFFARLKEDLDAARSHDPAARGSFENFFAYSGLHAIWIHRLTHRMWQNPSLRFPARLLSQLGRSWTGIEIHPGATIGRRFFIDHGMGVVIGETAEIGEDVMIYHGVTLGGRSLARIKRHPTIGDRVTIGAGAKILGPITIGRDSAVGANAVVVKDAPPESIITGVPAKWRHRDAQRETKPAVDPAEYDIEYRI, from the coding sequence GTGGGCTTTTTCGCAAGACTGAAGGAAGACCTCGACGCCGCCCGGTCCCACGACCCGGCGGCTCGAGGTTCTTTTGAGAACTTTTTCGCCTATTCCGGCCTCCATGCCATCTGGATCCACCGGCTGACGCACCGCATGTGGCAGAACCCGTCGCTTCGCTTCCCGGCGCGCCTGCTGTCCCAGCTGGGCCGGTCCTGGACCGGTATCGAGATCCATCCGGGTGCCACGATCGGCCGCCGCTTCTTCATTGACCATGGCATGGGTGTGGTGATCGGCGAGACGGCAGAGATCGGCGAGGACGTGATGATCTACCACGGTGTGACCCTGGGCGGACGTTCCCTGGCCCGGATCAAGCGGCATCCCACCATCGGCGACCGCGTGACCATCGGCGCCGGTGCCAAGATCCTGGGGCCAATCACCATTGGACGGGACAGCGCCGTGGGCGCCAACGCGGTGGTGGTCAAGGACGCGCCGCCGGAGTCGATCATCACCGGAGTTCCCGCCAAATGGCGGCACCGGGATGCGCAGCGGGAAACCAAGCCCGCCGTTGACCCGGCCGAATACGACATCGAGTACCGGATCTAG